A section of the Sedimentisphaera cyanobacteriorum genome encodes:
- the uvrA gene encoding excinuclease ABC subunit UvrA: MSNKYIQIRGAHEHNLKMIDIDIPRESFVVVTGLSGSGKSSLAFDTIYAEGQRKYVESLSTYARQFLDIAQKPKVESISGLSPTIAIEQRKSSHNPRSTVATTTEIYDYCRVLFARAGIPHCWKCNKPISSQSATQIVDSVLELPEGTRIQICSPLIRGAKGEHKDALARIRREGFVRVRLDGSIYDLKKVPAMEKNKKHSLEAVVDRLVMKESIRSRLADSVETALKFGDGSVIVMVQKKNEDGSYGKWQDHLYSEKFACADHPEVSLDEVSPRLFSFNSPYGACDECDGLGIVLEFDPDLVVPDKSVSIQDGAIDAWRKSGRQLNMYYAKMIRQFCRHFDVSPTSPFSKLTEEKKRILMQGTSQAVQDKYGWSFEGVIPNLQRRWENTTSEYVKTRLHGYLSERPCRKCGGARLRMEALQVTIGGKNISELTSMSITDAFDFFNQLKLDEEKTYIAAEPLKEIRARLKFLLDVGLGYLTLARASATLSGGEAQRIRLATQVGSGLVGCCYVLDEPTIGLHRRDNDRLNSILRKLADIGNTVLVVEHDEDVIDNADHIIDIGPAAGTYGGKLIAQGTLDDIKNAEQSITGQYLSGQLSIRLPEKRRKKKKTKQVEVRGASENNLKNINVKFPLGVFTCVTGVSGSGKSTLVSQVLLKAVKRKLYRSRDIPGRHKNVVGTGNIDKIIEINQSPIGRTPRSNPATYTGVFDLIRQVFAQTREARIRGYKPGRFSFNVKGGRCEYCQGQGTKKIEMHFLPDVFVTCQHCKGKRYNPETLEVRYKGKNISDVLEMQIDDAKKFFENFPKISRLLQSLCNVGLGYVKLGQSSTTLSGGEAQRVKLASELGRPATGHTLYILDEPTTGLHFADISNLLKVLQTLTDMGNSVVVIEHNLDVVKMADHIIDLGPEGGDQGGEIVAAGTPEEVAESGKGYTAKYLKERLAYHKQEAGAV; this comes from the coding sequence TTGAGTAATAAATATATACAAATTCGCGGGGCACATGAACACAACCTCAAAATGATTGATATAGACATTCCCCGAGAAAGTTTTGTAGTAGTAACAGGATTGAGCGGGTCGGGCAAGAGCTCGCTGGCCTTTGATACGATTTACGCTGAGGGGCAGAGGAAATATGTTGAATCGCTTAGCACTTATGCAAGGCAGTTCCTTGATATTGCCCAGAAGCCGAAGGTTGAAAGCATATCCGGGCTGAGCCCGACGATAGCAATAGAGCAGAGGAAAAGCTCGCACAACCCGCGTTCTACCGTTGCAACGACAACCGAAATCTACGACTACTGCCGCGTGCTTTTTGCAAGGGCAGGCATCCCCCACTGCTGGAAATGCAACAAGCCCATATCAAGCCAGAGCGCAACGCAGATTGTGGATTCTGTTTTGGAGCTGCCTGAGGGAACGAGGATTCAAATTTGCTCCCCGCTGATTAGAGGCGCAAAGGGCGAGCATAAGGACGCTCTGGCACGAATCCGCAGGGAGGGATTTGTCCGCGTGCGTCTGGACGGAAGCATATACGATTTGAAAAAAGTTCCCGCTATGGAGAAGAACAAAAAGCACAGCCTTGAGGCGGTGGTTGACAGGCTCGTTATGAAGGAAAGCATCCGTTCAAGGCTGGCAGATTCTGTAGAAACTGCCCTGAAATTCGGGGACGGGTCGGTTATTGTGATGGTGCAGAAAAAAAACGAAGACGGCAGCTACGGCAAATGGCAGGATCATCTCTACAGCGAGAAATTCGCCTGCGCAGACCATCCCGAGGTTTCGCTGGATGAGGTGAGCCCGAGGCTTTTCAGCTTTAATTCGCCATACGGGGCATGCGATGAATGCGACGGGCTCGGAATTGTTCTCGAATTCGATCCCGATCTCGTTGTTCCGGATAAGAGCGTTTCGATTCAGGACGGGGCGATAGATGCCTGGCGCAAAAGCGGCAGACAGCTGAATATGTATTATGCCAAGATGATAAGGCAGTTCTGCAGGCATTTTGATGTCAGCCCGACAAGCCCTTTCTCCAAGCTTACCGAAGAGAAAAAACGCATACTTATGCAAGGGACTTCTCAGGCTGTTCAGGATAAATACGGCTGGAGCTTTGAGGGCGTGATCCCCAATCTTCAAAGACGCTGGGAAAACACCACAAGCGAGTATGTTAAAACCCGTCTCCACGGCTATCTTTCTGAGAGGCCATGCAGAAAATGCGGCGGGGCAAGGCTCCGAATGGAGGCTCTTCAGGTTACCATAGGCGGGAAAAATATAAGCGAGCTTACCTCTATGAGCATCACAGATGCGTTTGATTTCTTTAATCAACTGAAGCTGGACGAAGAGAAAACCTACATAGCCGCCGAGCCTCTTAAGGAAATCAGGGCAAGACTGAAGTTTCTTCTGGATGTGGGGCTTGGATATCTCACTCTGGCAAGAGCAAGCGCAACCCTCTCCGGAGGCGAAGCCCAGCGAATCCGGCTTGCTACTCAGGTTGGCAGCGGGCTCGTCGGCTGCTGCTATGTGCTCGATGAGCCCACAATCGGCCTTCACAGAAGAGATAACGACCGGCTGAATTCAATCCTCAGGAAGCTTGCAGACATAGGCAATACGGTGCTCGTAGTTGAGCATGATGAAGACGTAATAGACAATGCAGACCATATCATCGATATAGGTCCTGCCGCCGGAACTTACGGCGGAAAACTGATCGCCCAAGGCACTCTGGACGACATAAAAAACGCAGAGCAGTCTATTACAGGTCAGTATCTCAGCGGGCAGCTCTCAATCAGGCTCCCCGAGAAAAGACGAAAGAAAAAGAAGACCAAGCAGGTTGAAGTGCGGGGGGCAAGCGAGAATAATCTCAAAAATATCAACGTAAAATTCCCGCTGGGCGTATTTACCTGTGTAACAGGAGTTTCCGGTTCAGGGAAAAGCACTCTTGTCAGTCAGGTGCTGCTTAAGGCTGTTAAACGAAAGTTATACCGCTCCAGAGATATCCCGGGCAGACATAAAAACGTAGTTGGCACGGGAAACATAGACAAAATAATCGAGATAAATCAGTCTCCAATTGGCAGAACTCCCCGAAGCAACCCCGCCACATACACCGGCGTGTTCGATCTGATAAGGCAGGTGTTTGCCCAAACAAGAGAAGCAAGGATAAGGGGCTATAAGCCCGGCAGATTCAGCTTTAACGTAAAAGGCGGAAGATGCGAATACTGCCAGGGGCAGGGGACGAAGAAAATAGAGATGCATTTTCTGCCTGATGTTTTTGTAACATGCCAGCACTGCAAAGGCAAACGCTACAATCCAGAAACGCTCGAGGTGAGATACAAAGGAAAAAATATTTCAGATGTGCTGGAAATGCAGATTGACGATGCGAAAAAGTTTTTCGAAAACTTTCCCAAGATTTCCCGCCTTCTCCAGAGCCTCTGCAATGTGGGGCTGGGATACGTTAAGCTCGGGCAGTCTTCCACGACCCTCTCCGGAGGAGAGGCGCAGCGAGTTAAGCTTGCCTCAGAGCTGGGCAGACCTGCCACCGGCCACACGCTCTATATTCTTGATGAGCCCACAACAGGCTTGCATTTTGCGGACATAAGCAATCTGCTGAAAGTGCTTCAAACGCTTACGGATATGGGCAATTCCGTAGTTGTGATAGAGCATAACCTCGATGTGGTAAAGATGGCAGACCATATCATAGACCTCGGCCCTGAAGGCGGTGATCAAGGCGGCGAAATTGTAGCCGCAGGCACGCCGGAGGAAGTGGCAGAGAGCGGGAAAGGCTACACTGCAAAATACCTGAAGGAAAGGCTCGCCTATCACAAGCAGGAGGCAGGCGCCGTTTGA